In Cyprinus carpio isolate SPL01 unplaced genomic scaffold, ASM1834038v1 S000006721, whole genome shotgun sequence, a single window of DNA contains:
- the LOC122144551 gene encoding vacuolar protein sorting-associated protein 13B-like, with protein MAEMEDMSASVDVQDVYTKVKCKVGSFHIDHYRSSAEESPSGGVVLSCTEKLNRRTVLLRPLSKQEPYSHFIFFPPTAGEGSGGLAPAARLPVSDLHAGRDAECAAQADGASGACAGVSEAV; from the exons ATGGCAGAGATGGAGGACATGAGTGCATCTGTGGACGTTCAGGACGTTTATACGAAGGTGAAGTGTAAAGTGGGCAGCTTCCACATAGATCACTACAGAAGCAG TGCTGAAGAGAGCCCGAGTGGTGGGGTCGTCCTCTCTTGCACTGAAAAGCTGAACAGACGCACGGTTCTGCTGCGGCCGCTCAGCAAGCAGGAGCCTTACAGCCATTTCATCTTCTTTCCACCT ACGGCGGGCGAAGGCTCTGGAGGTCTCGCACCAGCAGCACGGCTTCCTGTCAGTGACCTACACGCAGGCCGTGACGCGGAATGTGCGGCACAAGCTGACGGCGCGTCAGGAGCGTGTGCCGGCGTCTCAGAGGCTGTGTGA